The following proteins are encoded in a genomic region of Tachysurus fulvidraco isolate hzauxx_2018 chromosome 22, HZAU_PFXX_2.0, whole genome shotgun sequence:
- the LOC113645212 gene encoding semaphorin-4E-like → MLFFLVLSFWVSAVLTSGQVWPLNSTPRKTVTLSNRGHVFQEEGVWNYTTMLLMEDEGVLILGAREAIFALDLNNITHKKAMVKWAVTSEMQRTCIFKGKTQTDCHNYIRILHKMSNDTMFVCGTNAFNPTCDIMSYKDGKLTLEGKQQDGKGKCPFDPFLRCASEFVDGKLYSATYNNFLGFEPIVMRSLNGTIRTEYKTSWLNEPNFIGIKHVAEGDDNPEGDDDKIYLFFNERAVEYDAYSKMEVSRVARVCKGDVGGQRTLPNKWTSFLKTHLDCPVLQTRLPLLIQDVFLFCPDTWKTCMFYGVFTPQGCELTKKDMSEYSAVCAYRIQDIREVFSEGKFKTLHDDTSLRKWVTYYGPLPDPRPGACINSKTREKGISKSLDLPDKTLMFVQNNPLMDQAVKPSEQPLLVKKGAAFTCIVVASTTALDGSSHQVMFIGTASGSVLKAVNYDGKMVIIEEVQLFKQSDPVKILLLSVSLGQLYAGSEEATVQMPLSTCDHYASCMDCVLARDPYCGWDLSAERCIAIKNIHPDTHSEVVQSLRDGNAARCPAVKSTRIIKTFYPGNEVRLLCQPGSNLARVQWSVNNHTIQNSNKYHIHHNNLLILNALDRYAGFYTCTSVESSNGKDYVIQTATYELRLGNFMEHPSVQLQVQKLQNTLLALKILVIIPTLILLVLVVWNFYKGHFAVQRKSKKSEESPQSVSVCQEPLQIESSRKITINRIAEYPDMTNEHN, encoded by the exons ATGCTGTTCTTCCTTGTCCTGTCTTTTTGGGTTTCAGCTGTATTGACTTCGGGCCAGGTTTGGCCATTGAACAGCACACCACGAAAAACAGTCACTCTGA GTAACAGAGGACATGTCTTTCAAGAGGAGGGAGTGTGGAATTACACCACCATGCTCCTGATGGAAGATGAGGGTGTGCTCATCCTGGGAGCTCGAGAGGCCATCTTTGCCCTGGACCtcaacaacatcacacacaagaaGGCTATG GTTAAATGGGCGGTGACTTCAGAGATGCAGCGCACTTGTATTTTCAAAGGGAAAACTCAG ACTGATTGTCATAACTACATCCGGATCCTTCATAAAATGTCGAACGACaccatgtttgtttgtggtACCAACGCTTTTAATCCAACCTGTGATATTATG TCTTATAAAGACGGCAAGCTGACTCTCGAAGGTAAACAACAAGATGGGAAAGGAAAGTGTCCATTTGATCCTTTCCTGAGATGCGCCTCTGAATTTGTCG ATGGAAAGCTGTACTCTGCTACGTATAACAATTTCCTGGGCTTCGAACCAATTGTGATGCGCAGCTTAAATGGCACCATAAGAACTGAATACAAGACTTCATGGCTTAATG agcCCAATTTCATTGGCATAAAGCATGTAGCTGAGGGAGATGACAACCCAGAGGGGGATGATGACAAGATTTACCTTTTCTTTAATGAAAGAGCTGTGGAGTACGATGCCTACAGTAAGATGGAGGTGTCAAGGGTGGCCCGTGTTTGTAAG GGGGATGTGGGAGGACAGCGGACATTGCCGAATAAGTGGACGTCATTTTTAAAGACTCACCTGGACTGTCCTGTCCTTCAAACCAGACTACCACTTCTCATACAGGATGTGTTCCTCTTCTGCCCAGACACCTGGAAAACCTGTATGTTCTACGGTGTCTTCACTCCTCAGGG CTGTGAACTTACTAAAAAGGACATGTCGGAGTACTCAGCAGTGTGCGCTTACAGGATACAGGACATTAGGGAAGTCTTCTCTGAAGGCAAATTCAAAACGCTACACGATGATACATCACTTAGAAAATGGGTGACATACTACGGACCTTTGCCTGACCCTCGCCCCGGAGCT tgtattaacAGTAAAACAAGGGAGAAAGGGATTTCAAAGTCTTTGGACCTCCCTGATAAAACCCTCATGTTCGTCCAAAACAACCCACTGATGGATCAGGCAGTGAAGCCTTCTGAGCAGCCCCTACTGGTGAAGAAAGGAGCTGCATTTACTTGTATAGTGGTGGCCAGCACTACTGCCCTGGATGGGAGCAGCCATCAGGTCATGTTTATTGGCACAG CAAGCGGTTCAGTGCTGAAAGCAGTCAACTATGACGGAAAGATGGTGATAATAGAGGAGGTGCAGCTCTTTAAGCAGTCCGACCCAGTAAAGATATTGCTGCTCTCTGTTTCCCTG GGTCAGCTGTATGCAGGCTCAGAGGAAGCAACGGTGCAGATGCCGCTTAGTACATGTGACCATTACGCTTCCTGTATGGACTGTGTGCTGGCCAGAGACCCGTACTGCGGCTGGGACCTCAGCGCTGAACGCTGCATTGctataaaaaacattcatccagacacacacag TGAGGTGGTTCAGAGTCTGAGAGATGGAAATGCTGCACGTTGTCCTGCAGTCA AAAGTACTAGGATCATTAAAACCTTCTATCCTGGTAACGAGGTCAGGTTGCTTTGCCAGCCAGGATCAAACCTGGCCCGAGTGCAGTGGAGCGTAAACAATCACACAATTCAAAACTCCAACAAGTACCACATTCATCACAACAACCTGTTGATCCTCAATGCCTTGGACAGATACGCCggattctacacctgcacctcTGTAGAGTCCTCCAATGGTAAAGACTATGTCATCCAAACTGCTACATATGAGCTGAGGCTGGGGAACTTCATGGAGCATCCTTCAGTTCAGCTGCAAGTCCAGAAACTGCAGAACACTCTCTTGGCCCTCAAGATCCTGGTCATTATACCAACACTGATATTATTAGTTCTTGTGGTATGGAACTTCTACAAAGGGCATTTTGCTGTCCAGAGAAAGTCAAAAAAATCTGAGGAAAGTCCACAGagtgtatctgtctgtcaggaGCCACTGCAAATTGAAAGTTCAAGAAAAATAACAATCAACAGAATAGCTGAATACCCTGATATGACAAACGAGCATAATTGA
- the LOC113636954 gene encoding semaphorin-4E-like isoform X2 encodes MLFFLVLSFWAPAILTSGQVWPLNSTPRKTVTLSNRGHVFQEEGVWNYTTMLLMEDEGVLILGAREAIFALDLNNITHKKAMVKWAVTSEMQRYCIFNGKTQTDCHNYIRVLHKMSNDTMFICGTNAFNPTCDIMSYKDGKLTLEGKQQDGKGKCPFDPFLRCASEFVDGKLYSATSLNKFDLAPVVMRSLDDSMQTEFLTSWLNEPNFIGMKHVAEGDDNPEGDDDKIYLFFNERAVEYDAYSKMEVSRVARVCKGDVGGQQILQKKWTSFLKTHLDCPVLQTRLPLLIQDVFLFCPDTWKTCMFYGVFTPQGEMPEYSAVCAYRIQDIRDVFSKGQFKVLNSDALLRKSVTYDGPLPDPRPGACINSKTREKGFSKSLDLPYKTLMFIREHPLMDQAVKPSEQPLLVKKGPVFTRIVVASTTALDGSSHQVMFIGTASGSVLKAVNYDGKMVIIEEVQLFKQSEPVKILRLSVTLGQLYAGSEEAMVQMPLSTCDHYASCMDCVLARDPYCGWDLSAERCIAIKNIHPDKHSEVVQSLRDGNAAHCPAVDVHSTTIIKTFYPGNEVRLLCQPGSNLARGQWSVNNHTIQNSNKYHIHHNNLLILNASGSDAGFYTCTSVESSNGNDYVIQTASYELRLENFMERPSVQPQAQEQQKCLFFLNILVIIPTLILIVLVVWNFYKGHFAVQRCLKKAEESPQSVSVCQEPLQIVQESSTEITINRITEYDMTNQHN; translated from the exons ATGCTGTTCTTCCTTGTCCTGTCTTTTTGGGCTCCAGCTATATTGACTTCAGGCCAGGTTTGGCCATTGAACAGCACACCACGGAAAACAGTCACTCTGA GTAACAGAGGACATGTCTTTCAAGAGGAGGGAGTGTGGAATTACACCACCATGCTCCTGATGGAAGATGAGGGTGTGCTCATCCTGGGAGCTCGAGAGGCCATCTTTGCCCTGGACCtcaacaacatcacacacaagaaGGCTATG GTTAAATGGGCGGTGACTTCAGAGATGCAGCGCTATTGTATCTTCAACGGGAAAACACAG ACTGATTGTCATAACTACATCCGGGTCCTTCATAAAATGTCGAACGACACTATGTTCATTTGTGGTACCAACGCTTTTAATCCAACCTGTGATATTATG TCTTATAAAGACGGCAAGCTGACTCTCGAAGGTAAACAACAAGATGGGAAAGGAAAGTGTCCATTTGATCCTTTCCTGAGATGCGCCTCTGAATTTGTCG ATGGAAAGCTGTACTCTGCTACATCTTTGAATAAGTTTGACTTAGCTCCGGTTGTGATGCGAAGCTTAGATGACAGCATGCAAACTGAATTCCTGACTTCATGGCTTAATG AGCCCAATTTCATTGGCATGAAGCATGTGGCTGAGGGAGATGACAACCCAGAGGGGGATGATGACAAGATTTACCTTTTCTTTAATGAAAGAGCTGTGGAGTACGATGCCTACAGTAAGATGGAGGTGTCAAGGGTGGCCCGTGTTTGTAAG GGGGATGTAGGAGGACAGCAGATATTGCAGAAGAAGTGGACGTCATTTCTAAAGACTCACCTGGACTGTCCTGTGCTTCAAACCAGACTACCACTTCTCATACAGGATGTGTTCCTCTTCTGCCCAGACACCTGGAAAACCTGTATGTTCTACGGCGTCTTCACTCCTCAGGG GGAAATGCCGGAGTACTCAGCAGTGTGTGCGTACAGGATACAGGACATCAGGGATGTGTTCTCTAAAGGCCAATTCAAAGTTCTAAACAGTGATGCTTTACTTCGAAAGAGTGTGACATACGACGGGCCTCTGCCTGACCCTCGTCCCGGAGCT tgtattaacAGTAAAACAAGGGAGAAAGGTTTTTCAAAGTCTTTGGACCTCCCTTATAAAACCCTCATGTTCATCCGAGAGCACCCACTGATGGATCAGGCAGTGAAGCCTTCTGAGCAGCCCCTACTGGTGAAGAAAGGACCTGTGTTTACTCGTATAGTGGTGGCCAGCACTACTGCCCTGGATGGGAGCAGCCATCAGGTCATGTTTATTGGCACAG CAAGCGGTTCAGTGCTGAAAGCAGTCAACTATGACGGAAAGATGGTGATAATAGAGGAGGTGCAGCTTTTTAAGCAGTCCGAGCCAGTAAAGATATTGCGGCTCTCCGTCACCCTG GGTCAGCTGTATGCAGGCTCAGAGGAAGCAATGGTGCAGATGCCGCTTAGTACATGTGACCATTACGCTTCCTGTATGGACTGTGTGCTGGCCAGAGACCCTTACTGCGGCTGGGACCTCAGCGCTGAACGCTGCATTGctataaaaaacattcatccaGATAAACACAG TGAGGTGGTTCAGAGTCTGAGAGATGGAAATGCTGCACATTGCCCTGCAGTTG ACGTACATAGTACTACGATCATTAAAACCTTCTATCCTGGTAACGAGGTCAGGTTGCTTTGCCAGCCAGGATCAAACCTGGCCCGAGGGCAGTGGAGCGTAAACAATCACACAATTCAAAACTCCAACAAGTACCACATTCATCACAACAACCTGTTGATCCTCAATGCCTCGGGCAGCGACGCTggattctacacctgcacctcTGTAGAGTCCTCCAATGGTAACGACTATGTCATCCAAACTGCTTCATATGAGCTGAGGCTGGAGAACTTCATGGAGCGTCCTTCGGTTCAGCCGCAGGCACAGGAACAGCAGAAATGTCTCTTTTTCCTCAATATCCTGGTCATTATACCAACACTGATATTAATAGTTCTTGTGGTATGGAACTTCTACAAAGGGCATTTTGCTGTCCAGAGATGCTTGAAAAAAGCTGAGGAAAGTCCacagagtgtgtctgtctgtcaggagcCACTGCAAATTGTTCAAGAAAGTTCAACAGAAATAACAATCAACAGAATAACTGAATATGATATGACAAACCAACATAATTAA
- the LOC113636954 gene encoding semaphorin-4E-like isoform X1 has protein sequence MLFFLVLSFWAPAILTSGQVWPLNSTPRKTVTLSNRGHVFQEEGVWNYTTMLLMEDEGVLILGAREAIFALDLNNITHKKAMVKWAVTSEMQRYCIFNGKTQTDCHNYIRVLHKMSNDTMFICGTNAFNPTCDIMSYKDGKLTLEGKQQDGKGKCPFDPFLRCASEFVDGKLYSATSLNKFDLAPVVMRSLDDSMQTEFLTSWLNEPNFIGMKHVAEGDDNPEGDDDKIYLFFNERAVEYDAYSKMEVSRVARVCKGDVGGQQILQKKWTSFLKTHLDCPVLQTRLPLLIQDVFLFCPDTWKTCMFYGVFTPQGEMPEYSAVCAYRIQDIRDVFSKGQFKVLNSDALLRKSVTYDGPLPDPRPGACINSKTREKGFSKSLDLPYKTLMFIREHPLMDQAVKPSEQPLLVKKGPVFTRIVVASTTALDGSSHQVMFIGTASGSVLKAVNYDGKMVIIEEVQLFKQSEPVKILRLSVTLGQLYAGSEEAMVQMPLSTCDHYASCMDCVLARDPYCGWDLSAERCIAIKNIHPDKHSEVVQSLRDGNAAHCPAVGMQTDVHSTTIIKTFYPGNEVRLLCQPGSNLARGQWSVNNHTIQNSNKYHIHHNNLLILNASGSDAGFYTCTSVESSNGNDYVIQTASYELRLENFMERPSVQPQAQEQQKCLFFLNILVIIPTLILIVLVVWNFYKGHFAVQRCLKKAEESPQSVSVCQEPLQIVQESSTEITINRITEYDMTNQHN, from the exons ATGCTGTTCTTCCTTGTCCTGTCTTTTTGGGCTCCAGCTATATTGACTTCAGGCCAGGTTTGGCCATTGAACAGCACACCACGGAAAACAGTCACTCTGA GTAACAGAGGACATGTCTTTCAAGAGGAGGGAGTGTGGAATTACACCACCATGCTCCTGATGGAAGATGAGGGTGTGCTCATCCTGGGAGCTCGAGAGGCCATCTTTGCCCTGGACCtcaacaacatcacacacaagaaGGCTATG GTTAAATGGGCGGTGACTTCAGAGATGCAGCGCTATTGTATCTTCAACGGGAAAACACAG ACTGATTGTCATAACTACATCCGGGTCCTTCATAAAATGTCGAACGACACTATGTTCATTTGTGGTACCAACGCTTTTAATCCAACCTGTGATATTATG TCTTATAAAGACGGCAAGCTGACTCTCGAAGGTAAACAACAAGATGGGAAAGGAAAGTGTCCATTTGATCCTTTCCTGAGATGCGCCTCTGAATTTGTCG ATGGAAAGCTGTACTCTGCTACATCTTTGAATAAGTTTGACTTAGCTCCGGTTGTGATGCGAAGCTTAGATGACAGCATGCAAACTGAATTCCTGACTTCATGGCTTAATG AGCCCAATTTCATTGGCATGAAGCATGTGGCTGAGGGAGATGACAACCCAGAGGGGGATGATGACAAGATTTACCTTTTCTTTAATGAAAGAGCTGTGGAGTACGATGCCTACAGTAAGATGGAGGTGTCAAGGGTGGCCCGTGTTTGTAAG GGGGATGTAGGAGGACAGCAGATATTGCAGAAGAAGTGGACGTCATTTCTAAAGACTCACCTGGACTGTCCTGTGCTTCAAACCAGACTACCACTTCTCATACAGGATGTGTTCCTCTTCTGCCCAGACACCTGGAAAACCTGTATGTTCTACGGCGTCTTCACTCCTCAGGG GGAAATGCCGGAGTACTCAGCAGTGTGTGCGTACAGGATACAGGACATCAGGGATGTGTTCTCTAAAGGCCAATTCAAAGTTCTAAACAGTGATGCTTTACTTCGAAAGAGTGTGACATACGACGGGCCTCTGCCTGACCCTCGTCCCGGAGCT tgtattaacAGTAAAACAAGGGAGAAAGGTTTTTCAAAGTCTTTGGACCTCCCTTATAAAACCCTCATGTTCATCCGAGAGCACCCACTGATGGATCAGGCAGTGAAGCCTTCTGAGCAGCCCCTACTGGTGAAGAAAGGACCTGTGTTTACTCGTATAGTGGTGGCCAGCACTACTGCCCTGGATGGGAGCAGCCATCAGGTCATGTTTATTGGCACAG CAAGCGGTTCAGTGCTGAAAGCAGTCAACTATGACGGAAAGATGGTGATAATAGAGGAGGTGCAGCTTTTTAAGCAGTCCGAGCCAGTAAAGATATTGCGGCTCTCCGTCACCCTG GGTCAGCTGTATGCAGGCTCAGAGGAAGCAATGGTGCAGATGCCGCTTAGTACATGTGACCATTACGCTTCCTGTATGGACTGTGTGCTGGCCAGAGACCCTTACTGCGGCTGGGACCTCAGCGCTGAACGCTGCATTGctataaaaaacattcatccaGATAAACACAG TGAGGTGGTTCAGAGTCTGAGAGATGGAAATGCTGCACATTGCCCTGCAGTTGGTATGCAAACAG ACGTACATAGTACTACGATCATTAAAACCTTCTATCCTGGTAACGAGGTCAGGTTGCTTTGCCAGCCAGGATCAAACCTGGCCCGAGGGCAGTGGAGCGTAAACAATCACACAATTCAAAACTCCAACAAGTACCACATTCATCACAACAACCTGTTGATCCTCAATGCCTCGGGCAGCGACGCTggattctacacctgcacctcTGTAGAGTCCTCCAATGGTAACGACTATGTCATCCAAACTGCTTCATATGAGCTGAGGCTGGAGAACTTCATGGAGCGTCCTTCGGTTCAGCCGCAGGCACAGGAACAGCAGAAATGTCTCTTTTTCCTCAATATCCTGGTCATTATACCAACACTGATATTAATAGTTCTTGTGGTATGGAACTTCTACAAAGGGCATTTTGCTGTCCAGAGATGCTTGAAAAAAGCTGAGGAAAGTCCacagagtgtgtctgtctgtcaggagcCACTGCAAATTGTTCAAGAAAGTTCAACAGAAATAACAATCAACAGAATAACTGAATATGATATGACAAACCAACATAATTAA